The genomic segment GCTTCGCCCGCGGGTCAAGGTGTAGCGCCGCCTTCACCAGCAGGTGGGCACTGACCGGCGCACTGATCAACAGAAACAGCGTTATCAGCAGCTCGTGCAGGCTCAGTGCCGATCCGCGCAGACTCAGGAGGCTGGAGGCGATCAATATACAGCCAACGCCCAGCGTGGTGGCCTTGGTGGGACCGTGCAGGCGTTTGTAGAAATCCGACAGCCGGGCCAGACCGTACGAGCCGATCAACGCGAAACCGCCGCCAGTGAGTAGCAGGCCGGCTATGAGGTAGTCGAGCAGCATGCTCATTCGATGATGTCCTGGCGCAGGACATAGCGGGCCAAGGCTATCGTGCCGACGAAGCCGAGCAAGGCGATGACCAGGGCCACCTCGAAGTAAAGAGTGGTTCCGAAGCGGATGCCCAACAGTACCAGCAGCGCCAGCGCGTTGATGTACAGGGTATCCAGCGCCAGGATGCGGTCCGGTAGGGCCGGGCCGCGCAGCACGCGCCACAGGTTCAGCACCATGGCCAGTGCCAGCATGCCGGCCACCGGCGCCAGTACGTACTCCACCGGGTTCACGTGAGAATCTCCATCAGCGGGCGTTCGTAGCGCTGTTTGATGGCAGCCACCAGGGCCGCCGGGTCATCGACATCGAGCGCATGCACCAGCAGATAGCGCCGGTCTGCGGTCAGATCCGACGAAACCGTGCCCGGGGTGAGCGTGATGATGCCAGCCAGCACGGCGATGCCCCACGGGTCGCGGATGTCGAGCGGCAGCCACACAAAGCGCGGTCGCAGCGCCGCTTCCGGCCCGAGGATGCGACGGGCCACCTCGAAGTTGGCCAGCACAATGTCCCACAACACCCGCAGCAACAGCCGCGCGGCCAGGACCGGCCGACGCAGATGAGCGCGCTCTGGCCTCAGGCGGTCGGTCAGCAAGGGCAGTACCAGCGCCAGCAACGCACCGAGCAGGATCTGACCTGGCGCCAGCGTATTGTTGAGCAAAAGCCACACCACCAGCAGCGCGGCGCTGAGCAGCGGCGCGGGCAACAGGCGCCTCACGGCATCACCCGCTGCACCGGCCGGGCACCGAGCACCGCCTCGATGTAACCGGCCGGCGCCAGCAACTGCTGCGCGCCCGCTTCGGTAAAGCGCAGCACCGGTGCCGCCAGTACCACCAACAGCAAGCCGCCCACGAGCAGCCAGGCCACCGGAATCATCGCCAACACACCATGCCTGGAACCCTCCAGCGCTGGCGAAACCTTCCAGAACAACTGGCTGCCGGCCCGACCGAAGGCGATTAGCAGCGCCAATCCGGACAGCAGCAGCGCCGTCCATACCGCAAAACCATCCACCCCGCCGACCGTGCTGCGCAGGATCAGTAGCTTGCCCACAAACCCCGAAAACGGCGGCAGACCGGCCAGCGTGGCGGCGACTAGCAGGAACAGGCCACCCAGCAAGGCCGGCTGGCGCACCGCCGGGCCACCGACCAACGCGCCCGCCAAATCGCCACGCTGGCGAGCGACCAGCTCCGCCAGCAAAAACAGGGCCGCCACCGCCAGCGTGGTTTGGGGCAGGTAGTACAGGGCCGCAGCCAGGGCGTCAGGCTCGGCCAATCCCACCGTGGCGAGCAAGGTACCCGCCGATGCCAGCGTGAGGTATCCGGCCAGGCGCTGCAAGCTGCCGGCACTGAGCGCACCCAGGCTAGCCAGCAGCAGGGTCGCCAGGCCCAGCGACAGCAGCAGCGGCGCGGCCACGGCCAGCCGCTCGCCGACGAAGATCAGCGTGAACACACGCACGATGGCGTACACGCCAACCTTGGTCATAATCGCGAACAGCGCCGCCACCGGCGCGCTGGCTGCGCCGTACGTAGTCGGCAGCCACAGCCCGAGCGGCAGCACGGCGGCCTTCAGACCGAACACCACCAGCAGCAGCAGGCCGGCGGCATGCAGCAGGCCAAGATCGGCGTCGGGCGCCTGCGCCACCTTGACGGCCAGGTCCGCCATGTTCAGCGTGCCGGTCACGCCGTACAGCAGGCTCACTGCGAGCAGGAACAGCGCCGAGCCGACCAGGTTCAGCGTCACGTAGTGCAGGCTGGCGTGCAGCCGCCGACCGCCGCCGCCGTGCAGCAGCAGCCCATACGAGGCGATCAGCAGCACCTCGAAGAACACGAACAGGTTGAACAGGTCGGCGGTCAGAAAGGCGCCGTTCAGGCCCATCAACTGCATCTGGAACAGCGGATGGAAATGTGCGCCGCGCGTGTGCCAGCGCGGGGCCGCCGCCAGCAGGCTGGCCAGCGCGAGACCTGCCGTCAGC from the Immundisolibacter sp. genome contains:
- a CDS encoding Na+/H+ antiporter subunit G, with product MLLDYLIAGLLLTGGGFALIGSYGLARLSDFYKRLHGPTKATTLGVGCILIASSLLSLRGSALSLHELLITLFLLISAPVSAHLLVKAALHLDPRAKPPLPPEQ
- a CDS encoding K+/H+ antiporter subunit F, whose amino-acid sequence is MLALAMVLNLWRVLRGPALPDRILALDTLYINALALLVLLGIRFGTTLYFEVALVIALLGFVGTIALARYVLRQDIIE
- a CDS encoding Na+/H+ antiporter subunit E encodes the protein MRRLLPAPLLSAALLVVWLLLNNTLAPGQILLGALLALVLPLLTDRLRPERAHLRRPVLAARLLLRVLWDIVLANFEVARRILGPEAALRPRFVWLPLDIRDPWGIAVLAGIITLTPGTVSSDLTADRRYLLVHALDVDDPAALVAAIKQRYERPLMEILT
- a CDS encoding monovalent cation/H+ antiporter subunit D encodes the protein MNHWPIAPILLPLFTAVLLLALGRWRPAWQLPVNLLATAALLLICVGLLARAADGGVTAYLLGNWQAPFGIVLAVDRLAALMLALTAGLALASLLAAAPRWHTRGAHFHPLFQMQLMGLNGAFLTADLFNLFVFFEVLLIASYGLLLHGGGGRRLHASLHYVTLNLVGSALFLLAVSLLYGVTGTLNMADLAVKVAQAPDADLGLLHAAGLLLLVVFGLKAAVLPLGLWLPTTYGAASAPVAALFAIMTKVGVYAIVRVFTLIFVGERLAVAAPLLLSLGLATLLLASLGALSAGSLQRLAGYLTLASAGTLLATVGLAEPDALAAALYYLPQTTLAVAALFLLAELVARQRGDLAGALVGGPAVRQPALLGGLFLLVAATLAGLPPFSGFVGKLLILRSTVGGVDGFAVWTALLLSGLALLIAFGRAGSQLFWKVSPALEGSRHGVLAMIPVAWLLVGGLLLVVLAAPVLRFTEAGAQQLLAPAGYIEAVLGARPVQRVMP